Below is a window of Drosophila nasuta strain 15112-1781.00 chromosome X, ASM2355853v1, whole genome shotgun sequence DNA.
ATGGTAACTGAGAGATCGCTTTAAGGTGTGATATAGGGTGAGGCTATTTGTTTGGATTGCTTATAAACATGCCAAAACAAACTTGAACTCGAACTCAAATTGAGCTATAATCGGAAGTAACAAAACTACTATGCACAATCTTACAGCACGCTGATAGATTACACTGAGAGGAAATTCTATGGCACAGTTGAGATTTTAAAAcattcaatttattgcaaaataggtaaataacaatcaaaataaataaagagttAAGAATGTGTCTcaaattctaaattaataatttattatcaaataGGAAACTGAAAATTCCAATAAATAAAGAGTTATAAAAGTATCTCAATTTTTAACGAAGGGGAAAAACTTGaatttattatcaaaataggtaaataaataaatttcttattacatttctcataaaattaaaataaagagtAATTCTTCTATTTCattataacaatatttaattaaaatgaagaaTGCCCAGCTTTACATTTCTCAATTACAGTCAGTTATGTCAGGAAAGTCAGGAATCTCGTTGAGACAACGATTCTATTGAAATTCCAGTTTTAAGCGCAGTTTGCGTGACCTTTTTGTCTTGAGGATGTCAACTAAAAAACGATTGAGCAACAGACAAGACATGTGAATCGAATCATTTGAAATTGAGTATACaaacaattatattaaaatagtatatacatatgtatgtctatGAGTCTTCTCCGTCTTGTGCACTTGTGTCTACTAAGTGCCACTAACTAATCAACGTATCAACGTATCAAGCGGGGCTCTTATCAATATTTCCATTAatcacacaaaatataatattatagcattttgttggtgttgttattTCCAAATGGGGAAaagtcaaaacaaatgaaatgctgcgtgctatttttatttgtttttgttttattttttctgtagTATCTGCCAGAGTTTATTGCGTTGTGTTCATTTCAATTCTTTATAAGCTTTCTTCACATCCGTCAATTTCAAGAAGTTCGCAAAGAACGTGGGTGGAGCAACTCTAATTGgatgcaattaaaaaacaagtaagaagagttaattattaaaaaaagaagaaactaAAAATTATAGTAAAATTGTACTTGATTCTTACTCATTCTTAATCTTAATCATTCTTTGCTCAAAAATTGAACAGACAAACGGATAATAGTGTCACTTTATTTGATATGCTCAGTTTTATTACCCTTCTTGGTCCAGAAGACAACATACTGCTGGCAGTCACTGTGTCactgtgtgtgtctctgtgtgtgtgagcataaCCTCAATTGTtaaggaaagagagagagaatgtcGTCGTATCGTATCGCATATCGATAGCCTCGATTGTCGATTGTTGGTCGATGGCATTCCTTATTTGTATGCTTAATGCGAAGCCACATGTCATTATCTTCAAGTAATTCCTCATAATCGCCATGTTTGATCTTATTAAGACACCTTAACTTGTTTTCTTCGACATGGACATCATCGACTCCCGTTCCCGTTCCTTGTCCCGCTACCTCTTtgtctctttgttgttgttattgttgtcgttgttgtcgttgtcgctgttcCCCTCGTTACGCTCATTCAGTACGTGCTGTTGATGGCCAGACAAATGGCCAGCCAAGTGgcctgtctgtccgtctgtctgtctgtctgtccgtccgtccgtccgtccgtctgccTGGCAACTGATTCGATGTCGTTTTGGCCTGTCTCCGATCACATTCATTTTTTCACCCGTctgtcgtttttttttttgtgtttttttctttcattatgTTAAATTTCTGCCTTGTCTGTGCCCCGTCGTCTTGCCTCGGCCTCGGCCACTGCACCTGCAGGCAACATCGTTGACTCTCTTGGGCAACAACTACTCTTCACACCACGCCAAGTGCTAACGACTTTGTACCTGCTCTGTCTCCAAGTCTGTCTTCTGTCCACCGTCTTCTGCCTTCTGCCTTCTGTCTCCCATCGCCCATCTCTCATCTCCTACTCCGATCTCTGTATCACAGTCGCAGCTTCCATTAACGATCAACGCATCAACCGCATTGTAACCTCttctcctcttttttttgtattttattatagattatttttgttttgtttttgcttttgcttttggagTTAAGATCAATCCCCAGTAGCTGCATTCAATGCACATTCACTTTGCCATTTCAATCCATTTCAAAACCAAATCAAGACGTTAAAATCATTATGGAAATCAGTTAGATAATCCTAAGAAactaacaaatttatattgcaGTTCGAAAACATATTAATTGATAGAGAAACGAGTATGATAATCTTTTCAAATCTGTAtagaattgaaatgaaacttttctaaataagttaaaacgaatgtgaaataataataaaaataagatagTATCAAATAGGAGTAAGAAAGTGGAATTCAAAATgtgaaattgaattaagaaaaaatatgaaataataatactaagaagataatttcaaatatcaGTATAAAGTGGAATTCAaatgggtttttttttctcgggACAACCTTCAAAATTAAAGGGCTGAAGAATGGATAAATGTGGTCACAGTTGTGACATCTCGAGACCCTTTAATTAGGTTtgtgaaaaattataattgattgatCTTCAATTTAGGTTGAATTCAGCTTCTAGTTcaattctatttctatttctggtattgttaatttattgtgtttataatacttataaactaatttaataaagtgtCGATATATgtgctttttttgttattgtcagCTGCCATCTGTGTTGATTGTGGATATATCGCGAATATGCGATGTTCAAATAGAGTTTTCTTTGCATTGGGCACTTAGCTcaatcagttttattttttcatttcgttttttttttcatttttatgaataGCAAAGTCAATATTTGCGAGTGCACAGCGAAGTTGCGAAGCAAAGGAAGCGATCTGAacaaagaaaagcaaacatCGAGTGCGACtgagaaatgcaaatattgtttGATATCTGTTGCTTTGTTTACATAGtatccatttccatttcgatttgccaattttcaatttgcaatttgcaatattgCGATTGCAGCTGATCTATTAATTAATGTGCATctgtttgttattttgatgATCGTCCCCactcctctcccctctccaATCACAGCAAACATGCCACTGCAGGAACTCGGTTGCTTTGTCAAATGGTTCTATCTGGTGCTGATTGTCCAAACCATTTTATGCCTTGGCCACATCGAGTGTCGTCAGAATCACAAtcgtcacaacaacaacaacaacaatagaagaGGCGATTCGATCAGCTCAGAGGAGAATCACAGTCTTGGCGATGATGTCGATAATATTGCGGATAGCGATAGCAGCATTGGCGCTGGACACTCCGCAGGCGGAGGTGGAGGAGGCGGAGGCTTCCATCGACGTTCGGGACGAAGGAGAGCGCAGGGCGGTGGTGGAGGCAATCGACACAATCGCAATGAGGAGAGCATCTCGCTCTGGATCAACGAACAGCAGCTCAAGATGCTAAGCGGTGAGTTTGTTAAACACTCTGTGAACCGGTTCGCTGCACCAATTAGCGAGTACAAATGCGGTTTCTGGAACAGTTTGGCATTTGACACGTTTGTATTACTTAAAAATAGCCAAATAGATTCGAGTTTAGTTTCAAAATTAGAATCAAAATATGAACTGAAGAGAAATTGCGGTTCATCCAAATGGTTCAGCCTTGAACCGTTCTGCTGATTGAGATGATTCTGTGTGTTTTTCAGAATGGCTCGACTTTAaagcttttgcatttttaaaaaatacccaAGTAAATTCGAGCTAAGTTTTTATGTTGCAATCAaaatatgaattcaattttcaagGAGTAGAAATTGCAGTTCATCGAACTGGTTCAGCCTTGAACCGTTCTGATAATATTCTAGTTTAAATGTTATCACTGTGATAATATAGTAGAGAAGATATAGAGTTTTATGTGggaactaaaataaaaaaaaaaaacagagtaATGCTTGTAAGAATATGAACATAGATTCCTCGTTGAACCGGTTCAGGGTTACTCTCTTCAAATGAACTCTCGTGCTATTCTAGAAATGTAGATATATAGATTATAGATTGCTCGCACAAGTAGCGCTTTATCTTTTATCAGACAGCTATCAATTCTTCCCCACAGCGCTCTACTTTCCCCAGGGCTACTCGGATCGCATCTATGCCATTCACAATGGCCGCGTGACGAACGAGATGCGCGACACGACGTTCTACAATTATCTGGTGATACCATCGGAGGTGAACTATGTGAACTTCACATGGAAGTCGGGCAAACGCAAGTATTTCTACGATTTCGATCGACTGCAGACAATGGACGAGAGCATTTTGAAGGCGCCAACGTTGTCGATCAACAAACGTGGCCGCATTCCGCAGGAGCAGAAAAGTAAGTAAGCCCATCATAGAGTGACGTTTTAGAATGCAGTGTGCAATCGCGCTGTCTCCCGATTTTTCTATATATCAATCTAAGCTAGATTTTAGCATATTCCTGCCCTGCACCGGAAACAGCTCGGGCACCGCCTCGTTCAATGTCGGCCTCAAGATTCAGACCAAAAAGAACAAACCATTATCGGG
It encodes the following:
- the LOC132796594 gene encoding protein shifted isoform X1; amino-acid sequence: MPLQELGCFVKWFYLVLIVQTILCLGHIECRQNHNRHNNNNNNRRGDSISSEENHSLGDDVDNIADSDSSIGAGHSAGGGGGGGGFHRRSGRRRAQGGGGGNRHNRNEESISLWINEQQLKMLSALYFPQGYSDRIYAIHNGRVTNEMRDTTFYNYLVIPSEVNYVNFTWKSGKRKYFYDFDRLQTMDESILKAPTLSINKRGRIPQEQKNFSIFLPCTGNSSGTASFNVGLKIQTKKNKPLSGTPIRLNFKKECAHRGVYDIDASNPTSLTTLQAPDPECTLKCGKNGYCNEDHICKCNVGYTGQYCETAFCFPQCLNGGNCTEPSKCTCPDGYQGTQCEGGICKEKCLNGGKCIQKDKCQCSKGYYGLHCEYSKCVIPCKNGGRCIGNNMCRCPNGLDGHHCEIGRKQRSTCKCSNGVCLGSNKECKCQDGYQGRHCRRRKSQQRRHYG
- the LOC132796594 gene encoding protein shifted isoform X5, producing the protein MPLQELGCFVKWFYLVLIVQTILCLGHIECRQNHNRHNNNNNNRRGDSISSEENHSLGDDVDNIADSDSSIGAGHSAGGGGGGGGFHRRSGRRRAQGGGGGNRHNRNEESISLWINEQQLKMLSALYFPQGYSDRIYAIHNGRVTNEMRDTTFYNYLVIPSEVNYVNFTWKSGKRKYFYDFDRLQTMDESILKAPTLSINKRGRIPQEQKNFSIFLPCTGNSSGTASFNVGLKIQTKKNKPLSGTPIRLNFKKECAHRECTLKCGKNGYCNEDHICKCNVGYTGQYCETAFCFPQCLNGGNCTEPSKCTCPDGYQGTQCEGGICKEKCLNGGKCIQKDKCQCSKGYYGLHCEYSKCVIPCKNGGRCIGNNMCRCPNGLDGHHCEIGRKQRSTCKCSNGVCLGSNKECKCQDGYQGRHCRRRKSQQRRHYG
- the LOC132796594 gene encoding protein shifted isoform X4, giving the protein MPLQELGCFVKWFYLVLIVQTILCLGHIECRQNHNRHNNNNNNRRGDSISSEENHSLGDDVDNIADSDSSIGAGHSAGGGGGGGGFHRRSGRRRAQGGGGGNRHNRNEESISLWINEQQLKMLSALYFPQGYSDRIYAIHNGRVTNEMRDTTFYNYLVIPSEVNYVNFTWKSGKRKYFYDFDRLQTMDESILKAPTLSINKRGRIPQEQKNFSIFLPCTGNSSGTASFNVGLKIQTKKNKPLSGTPIRLNFKKECAHRAPDPECTLKCGKNGYCNEDHICKCNVGYTGQYCETAFCFPQCLNGGNCTEPSKCTCPDGYQGTQCEGGICKEKCLNGGKCIQKDKCQCSKGYYGLHCEYSKCVIPCKNGGRCIGNNMCRCPNGLDGHHCEIGRKQRSTCKCSNGVCLGSNKECKCQDGYQGRHCRRRKSQQRRHYG
- the LOC132796594 gene encoding protein shifted isoform X3 — encoded protein: MPLQELGCFVKWFYLVLIVQTILCLGHIECRQNHNRHNNNNNNRRGDSISSEENHSLGDDVDNIADSDSSIGAGHSAGGGGGGGGFHRRSGRRRAQGGGGGNRHNRNEESISLWINEQQLKMLSALYFPQGYSDRIYAIHNGRVTNEMRDTTFYNYLVIPSEVNYVNFTWKSGKRKYFYDFDRLQTMDESILKAPTLSINKRGRIPQEQKNFSIFLPCTGNSSGTASFNVGLKIQTKKNKPLSGTPIRLNFKKECAHRGVYDIDASNPTSLTTLQECTLKCGKNGYCNEDHICKCNVGYTGQYCETAFCFPQCLNGGNCTEPSKCTCPDGYQGTQCEGGICKEKCLNGGKCIQKDKCQCSKGYYGLHCEYSKCVIPCKNGGRCIGNNMCRCPNGLDGHHCEIGRKQRSTCKCSNGVCLGSNKECKCQDGYQGRHCRRRKSQQRRHYG
- the LOC132796594 gene encoding protein shifted isoform X2 — protein: MPLQELGCFVKWFYLVLIVQTILCLGHIECRQNHNRHNNNNNNRRGDSISSEENHSLGDDVDNIADSDSSIGAGHSAGGGGGGGGFHRRSGRRRAQGGGGGNRHNRNEESISLWINEQQLKMLSALYFPQGYSDRIYAIHNGRVTNEMRDTTFYNYLVIPSEVNYVNFTWKSGKRKYFYDFDRLQTMDESILKAPTLSINKRGRIPQEQKNFSIFLPCTGNSSGTASFNVGLKIQTKKNKPLSGTPIRLNFKKECAHRGVYDIDASNPTSLTTLQAPDPECTLKCGKNGYCNEDHICKCNVGYTGQYCETAFCFPQCLNGGNCTEPSKCTCPDGYQGTQCEGGICKEKCLNGGKCIQKDKCQCSKGYYGLHCEYSKCVIPCKNGGRCIGNNMCRCPNGLDGHHCEIGRKQRSTCKCSNGVCLGSNKECKCQDGYQGRHCRRRITNRSL